In the Flavisolibacter tropicus genome, one interval contains:
- a CDS encoding RagB/SusD family nutrient uptake outer membrane protein has product MDRAPLDQISTPEFWKTPQELDAYIIGLYDWLPGQLSSSGMGYYTADQTSDNMILSTGYDKFMNGENATTPATGGAWNWTAIRQINTFFDNYQRCPAPFAQYQQTYAEACFLKALRYHGMVAAFGDVPWYSHVISDKDTVELYKPRDSRALVVDSIMALIDTSIKYLKPRATVGVNRINKETALIYKSRVALYEATWAKYHAGTPSASSVNANKLFQKAIDAYTQFKTDCGGFAGKLYTTGGTQQAYYNLFGQFDYKNIPEVTLSKNYSQALGVTNQVGYIVWLYGYGGCSYSFDMVKSYLKKDGTSIDISDTVNVITAKGAASLTQMANLLDPRFRQSVFIPGDLINNNTVGYKDSLFKVPQMHNGTMGYNTISGFAPKKAHNPSSTLQGNYIDPEIAGIAFRIPELMLNYVEAYVELNGNFPDLSDNIDLLRQRVGMPTLTSVKPTVTAKWPNYGYAISDALAIVRQERRVELGGEGFRSGDWKRWRAHKLFDGQRPKGFKLVMADYAPYATKPNVKVDAQGYVDPYQTTLPGGYRFNAERDYLSPLPLDDLMRNKKLTQNPGWQSPG; this is encoded by the coding sequence TTGGATAGAGCTCCTCTGGACCAGATATCTACGCCTGAATTTTGGAAAACGCCCCAGGAACTGGATGCCTATATAATAGGTTTATATGATTGGCTGCCCGGACAACTATCTTCAAGCGGGATGGGGTACTATACAGCTGACCAGACATCAGACAATATGATTCTGTCAACGGGTTATGACAAGTTTATGAATGGCGAAAATGCCACAACCCCTGCTACCGGTGGTGCATGGAACTGGACAGCCATACGACAAATCAATACGTTTTTCGATAACTATCAACGTTGTCCGGCGCCGTTTGCGCAGTATCAACAAACCTATGCTGAAGCTTGCTTTTTGAAAGCATTACGTTATCATGGTATGGTGGCTGCTTTTGGTGATGTGCCTTGGTATTCACATGTAATATCAGATAAGGATACTGTAGAATTGTATAAACCGAGAGATTCAAGAGCCTTAGTCGTAGACTCGATCATGGCACTCATTGATACCTCGATAAAGTACCTTAAACCAAGAGCAACAGTTGGTGTAAACAGGATCAATAAAGAAACAGCGCTTATCTATAAATCCCGCGTGGCATTGTATGAGGCAACCTGGGCTAAATATCACGCCGGAACGCCTTCGGCTTCGAGCGTAAATGCCAATAAGCTATTCCAAAAAGCCATAGACGCATACACGCAGTTTAAAACAGACTGTGGCGGGTTTGCAGGTAAACTATATACCACCGGTGGAACACAACAGGCTTATTACAACCTGTTTGGTCAATTTGACTATAAAAATATCCCAGAGGTTACCCTGAGCAAGAACTATTCGCAAGCATTGGGTGTAACCAACCAAGTTGGTTATATAGTATGGCTATATGGTTATGGCGGTTGTTCATACTCTTTTGATATGGTAAAGAGTTACCTGAAAAAAGATGGAACATCGATCGATATTTCAGATACTGTAAATGTAATAACCGCAAAGGGTGCTGCTTCTTTAACCCAGATGGCCAACCTTCTTGATCCCCGATTCAGACAATCTGTGTTTATACCGGGTGATTTGATCAATAATAATACGGTAGGTTATAAAGACTCCCTGTTTAAAGTACCTCAGATGCATAACGGTACAATGGGCTATAATACTATATCCGGATTTGCTCCAAAGAAAGCGCATAACCCTAGTTCGACACTACAAGGCAACTATATCGATCCTGAAATTGCTGGTATAGCTTTCAGAATACCGGAGCTGATGCTCAACTATGTAGAAGCTTATGTTGAGCTGAACGGAAACTTCCCGGATCTTTCTGATAATATAGATTTACTGCGTCAACGTGTGGGGATGCCTACACTGACAAGTGTAAAACCTACAGTTACGGCAAAGTGGCCCAACTACGGCTATGCTATATCAGACGCTTTGGCGATTGTAAGGCAGGAGCGCAGGGTTGAATTGGGCGGTGAAGGTTTTAGATCGGGTGACTGGAAAAGATGGCGTGCTCATAAGTTGTTTGATGGCCAACGTCCAAAAGGCTTTAAGCTTGTTATGGCGGACTATGCTCCATACGCTACTAAACCAAACGTAAAAGTGGATGCACAAGGTTATGTTGATCCATACCAGACTACTTTGCCTGGTGGGTACAGATTCAATGCTGAAAGGGATTATCTGTCTCCTCTTCCATTGGATGACCTTATGCGCAACAAAAAATTGACACAAAATCCAGGGTGGCAGTCTCCTGGTTAA
- a CDS encoding SusC/RagA family TonB-linked outer membrane protein: MRSKLLLAVFCMIVSLLGYSQNSPGIEVSGTVKDEKGSSLQGITVSEKGTKNAAQTNAAGAFTISIRKGGVLIFTGIGFQAREYNVSGTGNIQVILTQTAKELSDVVVVGYGTQRKTNMTGAIETISAKALENRPVTSAAALLQGVAPSLVVSTPGGGNTPGSRPTVQIRGQAALGSTTEPLVVIDGIPAGMGDFNMLNPNDIESVSVLKDAAASAIYGARAPYGVLVVTTKMGKKNEKPSFTYSGNFANVSNVRMPHTTDSYTFALSRNQAQANSGAADFFTPAALDIIQDNVNNPGKYTYDQLNPNNGIAWSNAAQTYNNNDWFDILFRTSRRQQHDFSVKGGTDKVNYFVSAGFVDQPGVFNFIEDIDNYKRYNINGGLVAQVNSWMKLTYRTRYSYSKTLAPTGENNDRNRFYQFAYGGWPTIPVKNTSGQYSSLSRILPAMEGGNSDNKSHLLDNILGLDLDLMKGWTAHVDGTWRLAFNDNQTLRKPVYEIQPNGALTPVQFTDVSQISKATSLGTYWTIQGYTAYEHSLAKHNFRVQAGAQAEESNSKSLSGSNLNLYIIDMPSIHTSYGTTPTLDDAISDWATAGFFGRFNYNYDNRYLLEVNGRYDGSGRYSADKRWGFFPSASAGWNMSNESFWESIAPIVNRAKLRGSYGTVGNQGNSAGYLHVPTMTGGAQSAWIFDGKRLPYVNMPGILNMERTWEKLTTADLGLELGFFNNRLTTEFDYFNRNSWDIIGPATPMPNVLGASAPDVNNAAFVTKGWEAQVRWADNINRRWDYSAGFNLSDAMSKVTKYNTTVNSINGWYVGKEFGEIWGYTSNRLLNANDFPNPAQITAQQPTISQSKINAQWYAGDVKYEDLDGNKEISAGNSTVENPGDLRKIGNSTPRYRFGFNLATGYSIPRVGRLDVSAFLEGVGKRDLFMSSSYFYWGNMYTGSSIGTGIYQGKQLDYYRDANSNPRLLAHLGENVDAFFPRPYNSSGQGAKNFQTSTRYMISGAYMRLKNVMATYTLPNEWLHHAKIQSCRFYFSAENIAVLSKLPNYIDPEFVNGGQMYPEQATYSFGVNLGF; this comes from the coding sequence ATGCGATCGAAACTTTTGCTTGCTGTTTTTTGCATGATTGTATCCTTGCTGGGTTACAGTCAGAATTCACCGGGAATAGAGGTTTCTGGAACGGTTAAAGACGAAAAGGGGAGCTCCCTTCAAGGTATAACTGTATCCGAAAAAGGAACCAAAAACGCCGCGCAAACCAATGCGGCCGGTGCCTTTACTATTTCAATAAGAAAAGGCGGCGTATTGATTTTTACGGGCATTGGATTTCAGGCCAGAGAATATAATGTTTCAGGGACTGGAAATATTCAGGTTATTCTAACACAAACAGCAAAAGAACTATCAGATGTTGTGGTGGTAGGATATGGTACGCAAAGGAAAACAAATATGACAGGCGCAATCGAAACGATCAGCGCTAAGGCATTGGAAAATCGCCCGGTAACCAGTGCCGCGGCCCTGTTGCAGGGCGTAGCTCCCAGCTTGGTAGTTAGCACACCAGGTGGTGGTAACACACCCGGCTCAAGGCCTACTGTCCAAATCAGGGGGCAAGCTGCATTAGGTAGCACTACAGAACCCCTGGTGGTGATCGATGGTATCCCTGCGGGTATGGGAGACTTCAATATGTTGAACCCCAATGATATTGAAAGCGTATCGGTGTTGAAAGATGCCGCTGCATCTGCTATATATGGTGCCCGCGCACCTTACGGTGTACTGGTTGTTACTACCAAAATGGGTAAGAAAAATGAAAAGCCTTCCTTTACGTATAGTGGGAACTTTGCAAATGTTTCTAATGTGAGAATGCCTCACACTACTGACTCTTACACTTTCGCGCTCTCCAGGAATCAGGCGCAAGCAAATAGTGGAGCTGCTGATTTTTTCACGCCAGCCGCTTTGGATATCATCCAGGATAATGTAAATAATCCGGGAAAATATACCTATGACCAACTGAATCCTAATAATGGAATTGCATGGAGTAATGCCGCTCAAACATATAACAACAATGATTGGTTTGATATATTGTTTCGTACTTCACGTCGTCAGCAGCATGATTTCTCTGTAAAAGGTGGAACTGATAAGGTCAATTACTTTGTTTCTGCTGGGTTTGTGGATCAACCTGGTGTTTTTAATTTTATAGAAGATATAGACAATTATAAGCGGTATAATATCAATGGCGGATTGGTTGCACAGGTAAATAGCTGGATGAAACTGACCTATCGTACCCGTTATTCATATTCCAAAACATTAGCTCCAACAGGTGAGAATAATGATAGAAACAGGTTCTATCAATTTGCTTACGGCGGATGGCCAACCATCCCGGTAAAAAATACTTCAGGACAATATAGTTCTCTGTCGCGGATTCTCCCGGCAATGGAAGGTGGTAACTCTGATAATAAATCACATCTACTGGATAATATATTAGGGCTGGATCTTGATCTTATGAAAGGATGGACAGCACATGTTGACGGTACCTGGCGTTTGGCGTTTAATGACAACCAGACGCTTCGGAAACCTGTTTATGAAATACAACCTAATGGGGCGCTCACTCCGGTTCAATTTACGGATGTGTCCCAGATATCCAAAGCAACTTCTTTGGGAACATACTGGACCATTCAAGGATATACGGCTTATGAACATAGCCTTGCAAAACATAACTTCAGAGTTCAAGCGGGTGCCCAGGCTGAAGAGAGTAACTCGAAATCCTTGTCTGGTTCTAACCTGAACCTTTACATTATCGATATGCCTTCAATCCATACTTCGTATGGAACAACTCCCACACTTGATGATGCAATAAGCGATTGGGCTACTGCTGGTTTCTTTGGAAGGTTCAATTACAACTATGACAACAGATACTTGCTTGAAGTGAATGGACGATACGATGGTTCCGGCCGTTATTCAGCTGATAAGCGTTGGGGCTTCTTCCCATCAGCATCTGCAGGTTGGAATATGAGTAACGAAAGTTTCTGGGAATCTATTGCACCAATTGTTAACCGTGCTAAACTACGCGGATCATATGGTACCGTGGGTAACCAGGGTAACTCAGCGGGTTATCTGCACGTACCTACGATGACAGGAGGCGCCCAGTCAGCATGGATATTCGACGGCAAACGCCTGCCCTATGTGAATATGCCGGGCATATTGAATATGGAACGCACCTGGGAAAAATTAACCACGGCTGACCTTGGCCTGGAATTAGGCTTCTTCAACAACCGCTTAACCACAGAGTTTGATTATTTCAATAGAAATTCATGGGACATCATCGGGCCGGCTACTCCTATGCCAAATGTATTAGGTGCAAGTGCTCCGGACGTAAATAATGCTGCATTTGTAACCAAAGGTTGGGAAGCGCAAGTGCGTTGGGCTGATAACATCAACAGAAGATGGGATTACAGTGCAGGATTTAACCTGTCAGATGCGATGTCGAAAGTAACCAAATACAATACGACCGTCAACTCTATCAATGGATGGTATGTGGGTAAAGAATTTGGTGAGATCTGGGGATACACTTCGAATCGTTTACTGAATGCAAATGATTTCCCTAATCCTGCTCAGATAACAGCACAACAACCAACCATTAGCCAGAGTAAGATAAATGCCCAATGGTATGCCGGTGACGTGAAGTACGAAGACCTTGATGGTAATAAAGAAATATCTGCAGGCAATTCAACGGTTGAAAACCCCGGCGATTTGCGTAAGATAGGAAACAGTACGCCCCGCTACCGCTTTGGTTTCAACCTTGCTACCGGTTATAGCATTCCCAGAGTAGGACGTTTAGATGTTTCTGCATTCCTTGAAGGTGTAGGCAAGCGAGACTTGTTTATGTCAAGCAGTTATTTTTATTGGGGGAATATGTACACTGGTAGTTCGATTGGTACGGGTATATATCAAGGAAAGCAACTGGACTATTATAGAGATGCCAATAGCAACCCAAGACTTCTTGCGCACCTGGGTGAAAATGTAGATGCTTTTTTCCCAAGACCTTACAATTCAAGTGGTCAAGGTGCTAAAAACTTCCAGACCAGTACCAGGTATATGATCAGTGGCGCCTATATGCGCTTGAAAAACGTGATGGCAACCTATACTTTACCGAATGAGTGGTTACACCACGCGAAAATTCAGAGCTGCCGCTTTTATTTCTCGGCAGAAAACATTGCCGTGTTGTCGAAGCTACCTAATTACATCGATCCTGAGTTTGTGAACGGAGGTCAAATGTATCCGGAACAGGCAACCTATTCATTCGGTGTAAATCTTGGGTTTTAA
- a CDS encoding GH92 family glycosyl hydrolase: MPSFASSDNIAPKAKISASTELGMSYAAGNVADRIVGVDGLGEWACEGQTADWGYIRLPWVQLEWDSAQLIDKIVLFDRASLVHNISSAKIVFSDGTTESIHQIPADGVGIAVRFAARRTKWIRIIATDGIGRDLGFSEIEVYLSSLQFTDYVAQVDPYIETTRGRYEYFITGSMPFGMITAAPLTRNKHQFGGGYNYNDKEILGFQQIHTWMMSGIEIMPATTAQYPADGRQAWKSAFSHDDEIVQPGYHRVLLQQNKIWVEQTATDRVSFYKFRYTRSSNARIIMDMGSSVINCSTMEDAEVRKVNDREIEGVFHSRKRFWGGPSDIPVFFVIQFDKPFKSLDAWSTSKTVQKENVNDIKGDSIVLGAEYNLNAGEIVQMKIAISYTSIENARNNLNEECTTWNFDEVRNHSKTVWNNWLGRIAVKGGSQQQRTKFYTDLWHVLLGRQKINDVSGDYPDRTEIIKRFGRRDAHYDAGFKIKTVPKLSDGKLKFNMYLSDAFWLTQWNINLLWSMAWPELMDDFSASLIEYANNGNLLPRGPFAGGYSFIMTGNPAANFISSTHMKGLIKKTNPLHAFNMVKQNQMPGGMLDGGNKPNVAFYIEKGWWPGNAGITIEASFQDFGTAQMAAKLGRTEDYQYFKKRSHNWESCFDTVSKLILPKNKDGKFLHNDPLSGVGWVESNAWQATWGVSHDITKLVKLMGGKDSFCNRLNYAFEQAKPFDFVASYGNGYVSYANQPGCSNAHVFSYAGKPWLTQYWVRQVQRQTYGGTTPDLGYGGHDEDEGQMGAVSALMSIGLFDIMGGEAQQPVYEITSPIFDEVVITLNKNYYKGEKFVIRCFNNSTANCYIQSATLNGKKLNAFWFPHESFASGGYLNLWMGPKPNKHWGTGQLPPACNQP, encoded by the coding sequence TTGCCTTCCTTTGCGAGTTCAGACAATATTGCGCCCAAGGCTAAGATCTCTGCCTCAACGGAACTCGGGATGTCTTATGCTGCAGGCAACGTAGCAGACAGAATAGTTGGGGTAGATGGTTTAGGCGAATGGGCCTGTGAAGGCCAAACCGCAGATTGGGGTTATATACGCCTGCCATGGGTACAATTAGAGTGGGATTCGGCCCAATTGATTGACAAAATCGTTTTATTTGACAGGGCTAGTTTGGTACATAATATAAGCAGCGCCAAAATAGTTTTTAGTGACGGCACCACGGAAAGTATCCATCAAATACCGGCTGATGGTGTCGGGATTGCTGTTCGATTTGCCGCCAGGAGAACAAAATGGATTCGTATTATAGCCACAGACGGCATTGGTCGAGATTTAGGGTTTTCAGAAATAGAAGTATATCTGTCGTCTCTGCAATTTACTGACTACGTTGCACAGGTAGATCCTTATATTGAGACAACACGTGGGCGATATGAATATTTTATCACTGGTAGTATGCCGTTTGGTATGATTACAGCGGCACCCCTCACCCGAAATAAACACCAGTTTGGTGGAGGGTACAATTATAACGATAAAGAAATTCTGGGCTTTCAGCAAATACATACCTGGATGATGTCAGGAATTGAAATCATGCCTGCCACTACTGCTCAATATCCGGCAGATGGAAGACAGGCATGGAAATCTGCCTTCAGCCATGATGATGAAATTGTACAACCGGGTTATCATCGCGTTTTATTGCAACAAAATAAGATCTGGGTAGAACAAACAGCTACAGATAGAGTGAGCTTTTATAAATTTCGGTACACCCGCTCCTCAAATGCCCGTATTATTATGGATATGGGCAGCAGTGTTATAAACTGTTCAACCATGGAAGATGCGGAAGTGAGAAAAGTTAATGACCGCGAAATTGAAGGAGTTTTTCATAGCCGAAAAAGATTTTGGGGAGGGCCCTCTGATATACCTGTATTTTTTGTGATACAATTTGATAAGCCATTTAAATCGTTGGATGCATGGAGCACCAGTAAAACGGTTCAAAAAGAGAACGTGAATGATATCAAAGGCGATAGCATTGTACTTGGTGCTGAATACAACTTGAACGCTGGAGAAATTGTGCAAATGAAAATTGCCATTTCTTACACTTCGATTGAAAATGCCCGCAACAATCTGAACGAGGAATGCACTACCTGGAATTTCGATGAAGTACGTAACCATTCAAAAACGGTCTGGAACAACTGGCTGGGGAGGATTGCCGTTAAAGGAGGTTCGCAGCAACAACGCACAAAGTTTTATACAGACCTCTGGCATGTATTATTGGGACGCCAGAAAATAAATGATGTATCTGGCGACTACCCCGACCGTACCGAAATCATCAAACGCTTTGGGAGACGCGATGCTCATTATGATGCGGGCTTCAAAATAAAAACCGTTCCCAAACTTTCTGATGGTAAACTGAAATTCAATATGTATCTCTCCGATGCTTTTTGGTTAACCCAATGGAACATCAACCTGCTTTGGTCAATGGCGTGGCCTGAGTTGATGGACGATTTTTCAGCATCATTAATCGAATATGCCAACAATGGAAATTTATTGCCAAGGGGACCATTTGCCGGTGGTTATTCGTTTATAATGACCGGTAATCCTGCAGCCAATTTCATCAGCAGTACGCACATGAAAGGACTGATCAAAAAGACAAATCCGCTCCATGCTTTTAACATGGTAAAGCAAAATCAGATGCCCGGCGGTATGCTTGATGGAGGTAATAAACCCAATGTAGCGTTTTATATAGAAAAAGGTTGGTGGCCGGGAAACGCAGGTATTACCATTGAAGCCTCATTCCAGGATTTCGGCACTGCGCAAATGGCAGCCAAATTAGGTAGAACGGAAGATTATCAATATTTCAAAAAGCGTTCACACAATTGGGAAAGTTGTTTTGACACGGTTAGTAAGCTTATTCTCCCCAAGAATAAAGACGGGAAATTTTTACACAACGACCCACTGAGTGGCGTTGGCTGGGTAGAGTCGAATGCCTGGCAGGCTACATGGGGCGTATCACATGATATCACAAAGCTTGTAAAGTTGATGGGCGGAAAGGATAGTTTTTGCAATCGCTTGAACTATGCCTTTGAACAAGCGAAGCCTTTCGATTTTGTCGCATCTTATGGAAATGGATATGTTAGTTATGCGAACCAGCCCGGCTGCTCCAATGCACATGTGTTTAGTTATGCAGGTAAACCCTGGCTTACCCAGTATTGGGTGCGCCAGGTACAAAGACAAACATATGGCGGTACTACGCCAGATCTTGGATATGGCGGACATGATGAAGACGAAGGTCAAATGGGCGCTGTAAGCGCTTTAATGTCAATTGGCTTGTTCGATATTATGGGCGGAGAAGCACAACAACCAGTATATGAAATCACATCACCTATTTTTGATGAAGTTGTAATTACGTTAAACAAAAATTATTACAAAGGCGAAAAATTTGTGATCCGTTGTTTTAACAACAGCACTGCTAATTGTTATATCCAGTCAGCCACGCTTAATGGCAAAAAGCTGAATGCCTTTTGGTTTCCTCATGAAAGCTTTGCCAGTGGGGGATATCTTAATTTGTGGATGGGTCCAAAACCTAATAAGCATTGGGGAACCGGACAGCTACCACCTGCCTGCAATCAGCCTTAA
- a CDS encoding right-handed parallel beta-helix repeat-containing protein yields the protein MNKFFLVASALCIAFFSYANTIQKKGAGKEYHVSVNGNDANDGSQSKPFKTISAAAKVAMPGDVVTVHAGVYREKVVPPRGGDSEDKRITYQAAKGEKVEIKGSEVITGWKKLENDTWEVKIPNSFFGAFNPYSDLIRGDWFWPTPKERRYHTGAVYLNGDWLMEAASQIEVMKAAEEKKQLWWAEVDSTTTTIWAQFKNIDPNKETTEINVRQTIFYPDKPFVNFITVRGFTLQHAATNWAPPTAEQMGLIGTHWSRGWVIENNTVQYSKCVGIALGKYGDEHDNRNTESAEGYVGTIKRALAFGWNKSNIGGHVVRNNNIAFCEQNGIVGSMGCSFSRIENNLIHDIHIRRLFSGAEMAAIKLHGPVDVVISGNHIYRSNMAVWLDWMAQGAQVKGNLMHDNQRDIFVEVSHGPTLVSNNISLSENSVFMNSQGVAFVHNLFAGKIGMIPYDSRLTPYHKSHSTFVENLHDNPGGDVQFINNLFVNRADVSQYTNALLPVIFDGNVYTKGSVRAIGLRGERRKGELNGDAKEKMKNYREQNAIETNALVRTDFDAADTLLYQNGGVYLEIAMDKGWLTQKRKM from the coding sequence ATGAACAAATTCTTTTTAGTTGCAAGCGCATTGTGCATCGCTTTTTTTTCATACGCAAATACAATACAAAAAAAAGGGGCAGGCAAGGAGTATCATGTATCAGTGAACGGTAATGATGCTAATGATGGATCGCAATCTAAACCTTTTAAGACTATTTCAGCGGCTGCTAAAGTGGCAATGCCGGGTGATGTGGTCACTGTTCATGCCGGTGTATACAGGGAAAAGGTTGTGCCGCCTCGGGGAGGTGATTCAGAAGATAAGAGAATCACGTATCAGGCAGCCAAAGGTGAAAAAGTAGAAATAAAGGGTTCTGAAGTTATTACTGGATGGAAAAAACTGGAAAATGATACATGGGAAGTAAAAATTCCTAACAGCTTTTTTGGAGCGTTTAATCCCTACAGTGATTTGATCCGTGGCGATTGGTTTTGGCCCACGCCGAAAGAGCGAAGATACCATACAGGTGCTGTCTATTTAAACGGCGACTGGTTGATGGAAGCAGCTTCGCAAATAGAAGTGATGAAAGCAGCTGAAGAAAAAAAACAGCTTTGGTGGGCCGAGGTAGATTCAACCACAACAACCATTTGGGCTCAATTCAAAAACATAGATCCAAATAAAGAAACCACTGAGATCAATGTGCGGCAAACTATTTTTTATCCTGATAAACCATTTGTCAATTTTATAACCGTAAGAGGCTTCACGTTGCAGCATGCAGCTACTAATTGGGCGCCACCTACTGCAGAGCAAATGGGATTGATTGGCACACACTGGAGTCGTGGCTGGGTCATTGAAAACAATACGGTTCAATATTCAAAATGTGTGGGCATCGCATTGGGAAAATATGGCGATGAACATGATAACCGTAATACTGAATCGGCTGAAGGCTATGTAGGGACCATTAAACGGGCATTGGCTTTCGGATGGAATAAAAGCAATATCGGTGGGCATGTTGTTCGCAACAATAATATTGCCTTTTGCGAACAGAATGGTATTGTTGGCAGTATGGGTTGTTCGTTCAGCCGTATTGAAAACAACCTCATTCATGATATTCATATTCGCAGGTTATTCTCAGGGGCTGAAATGGCTGCCATAAAATTGCATGGACCGGTGGACGTAGTGATTAGCGGCAACCATATTTACCGTTCCAATATGGCCGTATGGCTGGACTGGATGGCGCAGGGGGCGCAGGTAAAAGGCAACCTTATGCATGATAACCAGCGAGATATTTTTGTTGAAGTAAGTCATGGGCCTACTTTAGTAAGCAACAATATTTCGCTTTCAGAGAACAGCGTCTTTATGAATTCTCAGGGTGTTGCATTTGTACACAATCTTTTTGCGGGTAAGATCGGCATGATCCCCTATGATAGCCGGTTAACGCCTTATCACAAGTCACATTCTACGTTTGTTGAAAATTTGCACGATAATCCGGGAGGCGATGTGCAGTTCATTAATAATTTGTTTGTGAACAGAGCAGATGTTAGCCAATACACGAACGCATTATTGCCGGTCATCTTCGATGGAAATGTATACACCAAAGGCTCAGTGAGAGCAATCGGCCTCAGGGGTGAAAGAAGAAAAGGTGAGTTGAATGGCGATGCCAAAGAAAAAATGAAAAACTACAGAGAACAGAATGCAATTGAAACGAATGCATTGGTTAGAACTGATTTTGATGCAGCTGATACTTTGCTGTATCAAAACGGCGGAGTGTATTTGGAGATAGCAATGGATAAAGGTTGGCTTACGCAAAAAAGAAAAATGTGA
- a CDS encoding sugar phosphate isomerase/epimerase family protein, with protein MAAIEFYCPHWGSENIAWATFFEQVKEAGYDGIEYGVAYTALEAELDEVWNGASKAGLKIIAQHYDTVDADFSMHYDRYCAWMEKINPYPLVKINSQTGKDYFSFEQNKKLIEAAAQISGNVVHETHRNKFSFAAHITKEYLEKIPDLKITLDASHWVCVAESYLEDQQSAMQLAMERTDHFHARVGYPEGPQIPDPRVNEWQYALNKHLAWWDEIVAQKKNINQTVTITPEFGPYPYMVHDPVTGSPIANQWEVNVFMMNLLRKRYSKD; from the coding sequence ATGGCCGCTATTGAGTTTTATTGTCCACATTGGGGGAGTGAAAATATTGCCTGGGCTACTTTTTTTGAACAAGTAAAAGAAGCAGGCTATGATGGCATCGAATACGGCGTTGCCTATACCGCACTAGAGGCAGAACTTGACGAAGTTTGGAATGGTGCATCAAAAGCTGGTCTTAAGATAATCGCACAGCATTACGATACTGTGGATGCTGATTTTTCAATGCACTACGACAGGTATTGCGCCTGGATGGAAAAAATCAATCCTTACCCGCTGGTAAAGATCAATTCACAGACCGGTAAAGATTACTTTTCATTTGAACAGAACAAGAAGCTGATAGAGGCAGCTGCTCAAATCTCCGGCAACGTGGTGCACGAAACCCACCGCAACAAATTTTCGTTTGCAGCACATATCACGAAAGAATACCTGGAGAAAATTCCTGACTTAAAAATTACACTCGACGCTTCACACTGGGTTTGCGTGGCAGAATCTTATTTGGAAGACCAGCAGTCTGCAATGCAATTGGCCATGGAAAGAACTGACCATTTTCATGCACGTGTGGGATACCCCGAAGGTCCGCAAATACCTGACCCCCGTGTGAATGAATGGCAATATGCTTTGAACAAACATTTAGCATGGTGGGATGAGATAGTAGCACAAAAAAAGAACATAAATCAAACCGTTACCATCACTCCCGAGTTTGGGCCTTATCCCTATATGGTGCATGATCCGGTTACTGGAAGCCCTATTGCAAACCAGTGGGAGGTGAACGTGTTTATGATGAACCTGTTGAGAAAACGGTATAGCAAGGATTAG